The Flavobacteriales bacterium genome contains the following window.
AGCCCACAGGCTATTGTGAGTTGTCCTTGCGAGGCCAGGAGGATGGATAGCACCCCGCAGCATAGGTTCGCGGTGGTGAGCAGGTCCGGAAGTCGCGGAAGTCTCGGCACGGCGCCGAAGTTGGTCACTTCCGGGCAATAAGACAGGCCACCGACAGTTACTAGCTGCGTCAAATCGCACACGCATGAAGATCGAACGGACATTGGGGGGACGGATGGCAGTGGCTCTTGTGGCGGCCAGCGCGGCATTGGGCACCCTCGCCCAGAGCGACGCGCCCAAGTACAGCAACGAGTTCCTGGCCATCGGCGTGGGGGCGCGCGGTCTGGGCATGGGCTACAGCATTGTGGCCGCCAGCCGCGATGTCACGGCAGGCTATTGGAACCCGGCCGGTCTGGTTCGGGCCAGCGGCGACCTGCAGATCGGTGCCATGCACAGCGAGTACTTCGCCGGCATCGCCAAATACGATTACGTGGGCCTGGCCAAGCGCATCGACAGCGTGAGCACCATCGGCATCAGCTACATCCGCTTCGGTATCGACGACATCCCGAACACCATCGACCTGGTGGATCCCAGCGGCAACGTCGATTACGACCGTATCACCTCGTTCAGCGCGGTGGACAACGCCTTCCTCATCAGCTACGCCCGGAAGCTGAAGATCGAAGGGCTCCGTTTCGGGGCCAACGCCAAAGTGATCTACCGCCGCGTGGGCGAGTTCGGCAAGGCATGGGGCTTCGGCCTCGATGCCGGTTTGCAGTACGACAAGGGCCCGTGGAAGTTCGCCGCCATGGCACGCGACATCACGAGCACCTTCAACAGCTGGACCTACACGTTGGACCAGCGCACCATCGATGTGTTCCAGACCACGGGCAACGAACTGCCGGAGAACAGCACCGAGATCACCCTGCCACGGTTGGTGCTCGGCATCGCGCGCGATGTGAAGCTCGGCACCAAGTTCAACCTGCTCGCCGAGGTTGATCTGGAGAACACCTTCGACGGTCGCCGTAACACGCTGGTGGCCACCGACGCCTGGAGCATGGACCCGCGGGCGGGTATTGAAGTGAGTTATGCCGGTATCGTCTTCGTCCGCACGGGCGTGAACAACTTCCAGTACATCGAAGAGGTGGAAGGCGGGCGCAGGCTCGACTTCCAGCC
Protein-coding sequences here:
- a CDS encoding PorV/PorQ family protein: MAVALVAASAALGTLAQSDAPKYSNEFLAIGVGARGLGMGYSIVAASRDVTAGYWNPAGLVRASGDLQIGAMHSEYFAGIAKYDYVGLAKRIDSVSTIGISYIRFGIDDIPNTIDLVDPSGNVDYDRITSFSAVDNAFLISYARKLKIEGLRFGANAKVIYRRVGEFGKAWGFGLDAGLQYDKGPWKFAAMARDITSTFNSWTYTLDQRTIDVFQTTGNELPENSTEITLPRLVLGIARDVKLGTKFNLLAEVDLENTFDGRRNTLVATDAWSMDPRAGIEVSYAGIVFVRTGVNNFQYIEEVEGGRRLDFQPNLGLGLKIKSVAIDYALTNIGTVGNALISNVFSLRFDINKKTSS